One window of the Cryptomeria japonica chromosome 7, Sugi_1.0, whole genome shotgun sequence genome contains the following:
- the LOC131063398 gene encoding potassium channel AKT1 isoform X1: MDPACSNLGLRRGSSETCKSKGVSDEEIRTLSMGAGNNRWYDGFMCMAKIRDEQMSVEDSHFTYSSGMLPSLGARSNRRVKLGRFIISPYDSRYRAWETFLIVLVIYSAWVSPFEFAFIEAPRGPLLGADLVVDGFFLTDIIMTFFVAFLDKKTYLLEDEHKNIAKRYICTWFLFDVSSTIPFEAISFISKLRTNLSFGVLNMLRLWRLRRVSALFARLEKDIRFNYFWTRCAKLVCVTLFAVHCAGCFNYLLAAKYPDGTRTWIGAVIPNFQHKDLWIRYVAAIYWSITTLTTVGYGDLHAQNTREMVFDIFYMLFNLGLTAYLIGNMTNLVVHGTSRTMRFRDTIQAASNFAFRNRLPALLQDQMLAHLCLKFRTEGLQQQQTLDDLPKAIRTSIAKHLFYADVEKVYLFEGVSYDFLFQLVSEMKAEYYPPKEDIILQNEAPTDFYVLVSGALDVIVYKDGSHHTLRQLHAGDVFGEIGVLCYRPQPYTVRTKKLSQLLRLNRSSFMNIVQSNIADGTIIMNNLLKILKEMKDPAFEDISRETEQLLANGRMDMPVSLCFAASRGDSLLMKQLLKKGMDPNESDNSSRTPLHIATANGFKDCVCLLLEFGAEVNSKDEEGSVPLWEAILGRHELIAKLLWEKGANLKSGNVFSFILTASQRGDLEMLKDLQRYGADLDATNEEGSTALHFATSEGSTEAVKYLIEQGADTNKVNRNGLTPMAIAEKLGQEDLVALFQEKSQTTDSHLCIPIKYSVVSSCPDERNHREITNPLDLPDEISFHHFENQISTRSSVTQRRKRVNNFQNSLFGIVTMRSHSNLSLGGKSFDATKCLQTNSSHPTRITIHRDQPICWKTSHQSGKLILLPDSIQELLRIGGQKFGFTPVKVLNEEGAEIDDIDVIRDGDRLFLVDIDEFEEVCNMDDRGRHKMFEDDICEIG; encoded by the exons ATGGACCCAGCATGCTCAAATCTTGGATTGAGGAGAGGAAGCAGCGAAACAT GTAAATCCAAAGGGGTTTCAGACGAGGAGATTCGAACCTTGAGCATGGGGGCTGGAAATAATCGCTGGTATGATGGATTTATGTGTATGGCGAAAATTAGAGATGAACAGATGTCCGTGGAGGACAGCCATTTCACGTATTCCAGCGGCATGTTGCCGTCGCTGGGAGCTCGAAGCAATCGCAGAGTCAAGCTTGGGAGGTTTATTATCTCGCCTTACGACTCGCGTTACAG GGCATGGGAAACGTTCTTGATCGTGCTGGTAATTTATTCGGCATGGGTTTCACCGTTTGAGTTTGCTTTTATCGAGGCGCCAAGAGGACCACTGTTGGGTGCAGATCTTGTTGTCGATGGTTTTTTCTTAACGGATATTATCATGACCTTTTTCGTCGCCTTTCTTGACAAAAAAACATACCTGTTAGAGGATGAACACAAGAATATTGCCAAAAG GTATATTTGCACATGGTTCCTTTTTGACGTTTCTTCAACAATACCATTTGAGGCAATTAGTTTTATCTCCAAACTAAGAACAAACTTATCTTTTGGCGTTCTTAATATGCTTCGGCTCTGGCGTTTGAGGAGGGTCAGTGCTCTTTTTGCAAG GCTTGAAAAAGACATCCGATTCAACTATTTTTGGACACGCTGTGCAAAATTAGTGTGC GTTACTCTGTTTGCAGTGCACTGTGCCGGGTGCTTTAATTACCTTCTAGCAGCAAAGTATCCTGATGGGACGAGGACCTGGATTGGTGCTGTAATTCCGAATTTCCAACATAAAGATCTCTGGATTCGCTATGTAGCTGCAATTTACTGGTCCATAACTACTCTTACTACTGTTGGGTATGGAGATCTACATGCTCAGAATACGAGGGAGATGGTGTTTGATATCTTTTACATGCTATTTAATCTCGGATTGACTGCATACTTGATAGGGAACATGACAAACTTAGTTGTGCATGGCACGAGCCGAACAATGAGATTT AGGGATACAATTCAAGCAGCATCAAACTTTGCATTTCGGAATCGGCTGCCGGCACTTCTGCAAGATCAAATGCTAGCTCATCTGTGCTTGAAATTCCGAACGGAGGGCTTACAGCAACAACAAACTTTAGATGATCTCCCAAAGGCCATCCGCACAAGCATTGCAAAACACTTGTTTTACGCAGATGTTGAAAAAGTATATCTGTTTGAAGGAGTCTCATACGACTTTCTTTTCCAGCTG GTTTCAGAGATGAAGGCGGAGTATTACCCTCCAAAAGAAGAtatcattttgcaaaatgaagcaCCTACAGATTTTTATGTGTTAGTCTCAGGTGCTTTG GATGTAATAGTATACAAGGATGGATCACACCAC ACTCTTCGTCAGTTGCATGCAGGAGATGTTTTTGGAGAAATTGGAGTGCTCTGTTACAGACCTCAACCATACACAGTTCGTACAAAGAAGCTTTCTCAACTTTTGCGATTAAATCGTAGTTCTTTCATGAATATTGTTCAATCCAATATTGCAGATGGAACAATTATCATGAACAACCTCCTTAAG ATTTTAAAGGAAATGAAAGACCCAGCTTTTGAGGATATCTCAAGAGAAACAGAACAGTTGCTAGCAAATGGAAGAATGGATATGCCTGTCAGTCTCTGTTTTGCTGCTTCAAGGGGAGACTCTCTTCTTATGAAGCAGTTGTTGAAAAAAGGGATGGACCCTAACGAATCAGACAACAGCAGCCGCACACCTTTG CACATTGCAACAGCAAATGGATTCAAAGACTGTGTGTGCCTTCTTTTAGAGTTTGGAGCAGAAGTAAACAGCAAAG ATGAAGAAGGGAGTGTGCCCCTGTGGGAAGCAATTCTTGGGCGACATGAATTGATAGCAAAATTACTATGGGAGAAGGGAGCAAATTTGAAGTCTGGTAATGTTTTCAGTTTCATATTGACTGCTTCACAAAGAGGTGATTTGGAAATGCTCAAAGATTTACAAAGATACGGAGCAGATTTAGATGCAACAAATGAGGAGGGATCTACAGCTCTTCATTTTGCCACTAGTGAGGGATCCACAGAGGCGGTCAAATATCTTATAGAGCAAGGAGCAGACACGAACAAAGTGAATCGTAATGGTTTGACACCCATGGCAATTGCAGAAAAACTAGGCCAGGAAGACCTAGTGGCATTATTCCAAGAAAAATCTCAGACAACTGACTCACATTTGTGTATACCCATTAAATATTCAGTTGTTTCATCTTGCCCAGATGAGAGAAATCATAGAGAAATCACTAACCCTTTAGATCTTCCTGATGAAATCAgttttcatcattttgaaaatcaaatttcCACTAGGTCTTCCGTAACTCAAAGAAGAAAAAGGGTTAACAATTTTCAAAATTCACTGTTTGGTATAGTCACAATGCGTTCTCACAGTAACCTCAGCTTAGGTGGAAAGAGTTTTGATGCCACAAAATGCTTGCAAACAAATTCTTCTCATCCTACAAGAATAACAATTCATAGAGATCAACCAATTTGTTGGAAAACAAGCCATCAATCAGGGAAGCTGATACTTCTACCAGACTCAATTCAAGAACTTTTGAGAATTGGAG GTCAAAAATTTGGTTTTACTCCTGTGAAAGTCTTAAATGAAGAAGGTGCAGaaatagatgacattgatgtcatCAGAGATGGAGATCGTTTGTTTCTTGTTGACATTGATGAGTTTGAAGAAGTCTGTAACATGGATGACCGTGGAAGACATAAAATGTTTGAGGATGACATCTGTGAAATTGGATAA
- the LOC131063398 gene encoding potassium channel AKT1 isoform X2: MTFFVAFLDKKTYLLEDEHKNIAKRYICTWFLFDVSSTIPFEAISFISKLRTNLSFGVLNMLRLWRLRRVSALFARLEKDIRFNYFWTRCAKLVCVTLFAVHCAGCFNYLLAAKYPDGTRTWIGAVIPNFQHKDLWIRYVAAIYWSITTLTTVGYGDLHAQNTREMVFDIFYMLFNLGLTAYLIGNMTNLVVHGTSRTMRFRDTIQAASNFAFRNRLPALLQDQMLAHLCLKFRTEGLQQQQTLDDLPKAIRTSIAKHLFYADVEKVYLFEGVSYDFLFQLVSEMKAEYYPPKEDIILQNEAPTDFYVLVSGALDVIVYKDGSHHTLRQLHAGDVFGEIGVLCYRPQPYTVRTKKLSQLLRLNRSSFMNIVQSNIADGTIIMNNLLKILKEMKDPAFEDISRETEQLLANGRMDMPVSLCFAASRGDSLLMKQLLKKGMDPNESDNSSRTPLHIATANGFKDCVCLLLEFGAEVNSKDEEGSVPLWEAILGRHELIAKLLWEKGANLKSGNVFSFILTASQRGDLEMLKDLQRYGADLDATNEEGSTALHFATSEGSTEAVKYLIEQGADTNKVNRNGLTPMAIAEKLGQEDLVALFQEKSQTTDSHLCIPIKYSVVSSCPDERNHREITNPLDLPDEISFHHFENQISTRSSVTQRRKRVNNFQNSLFGIVTMRSHSNLSLGGKSFDATKCLQTNSSHPTRITIHRDQPICWKTSHQSGKLILLPDSIQELLRIGGQKFGFTPVKVLNEEGAEIDDIDVIRDGDRLFLVDIDEFEEVCNMDDRGRHKMFEDDICEIG, translated from the exons ATGACCTTTTTCGTCGCCTTTCTTGACAAAAAAACATACCTGTTAGAGGATGAACACAAGAATATTGCCAAAAG GTATATTTGCACATGGTTCCTTTTTGACGTTTCTTCAACAATACCATTTGAGGCAATTAGTTTTATCTCCAAACTAAGAACAAACTTATCTTTTGGCGTTCTTAATATGCTTCGGCTCTGGCGTTTGAGGAGGGTCAGTGCTCTTTTTGCAAG GCTTGAAAAAGACATCCGATTCAACTATTTTTGGACACGCTGTGCAAAATTAGTGTGC GTTACTCTGTTTGCAGTGCACTGTGCCGGGTGCTTTAATTACCTTCTAGCAGCAAAGTATCCTGATGGGACGAGGACCTGGATTGGTGCTGTAATTCCGAATTTCCAACATAAAGATCTCTGGATTCGCTATGTAGCTGCAATTTACTGGTCCATAACTACTCTTACTACTGTTGGGTATGGAGATCTACATGCTCAGAATACGAGGGAGATGGTGTTTGATATCTTTTACATGCTATTTAATCTCGGATTGACTGCATACTTGATAGGGAACATGACAAACTTAGTTGTGCATGGCACGAGCCGAACAATGAGATTT AGGGATACAATTCAAGCAGCATCAAACTTTGCATTTCGGAATCGGCTGCCGGCACTTCTGCAAGATCAAATGCTAGCTCATCTGTGCTTGAAATTCCGAACGGAGGGCTTACAGCAACAACAAACTTTAGATGATCTCCCAAAGGCCATCCGCACAAGCATTGCAAAACACTTGTTTTACGCAGATGTTGAAAAAGTATATCTGTTTGAAGGAGTCTCATACGACTTTCTTTTCCAGCTG GTTTCAGAGATGAAGGCGGAGTATTACCCTCCAAAAGAAGAtatcattttgcaaaatgaagcaCCTACAGATTTTTATGTGTTAGTCTCAGGTGCTTTG GATGTAATAGTATACAAGGATGGATCACACCAC ACTCTTCGTCAGTTGCATGCAGGAGATGTTTTTGGAGAAATTGGAGTGCTCTGTTACAGACCTCAACCATACACAGTTCGTACAAAGAAGCTTTCTCAACTTTTGCGATTAAATCGTAGTTCTTTCATGAATATTGTTCAATCCAATATTGCAGATGGAACAATTATCATGAACAACCTCCTTAAG ATTTTAAAGGAAATGAAAGACCCAGCTTTTGAGGATATCTCAAGAGAAACAGAACAGTTGCTAGCAAATGGAAGAATGGATATGCCTGTCAGTCTCTGTTTTGCTGCTTCAAGGGGAGACTCTCTTCTTATGAAGCAGTTGTTGAAAAAAGGGATGGACCCTAACGAATCAGACAACAGCAGCCGCACACCTTTG CACATTGCAACAGCAAATGGATTCAAAGACTGTGTGTGCCTTCTTTTAGAGTTTGGAGCAGAAGTAAACAGCAAAG ATGAAGAAGGGAGTGTGCCCCTGTGGGAAGCAATTCTTGGGCGACATGAATTGATAGCAAAATTACTATGGGAGAAGGGAGCAAATTTGAAGTCTGGTAATGTTTTCAGTTTCATATTGACTGCTTCACAAAGAGGTGATTTGGAAATGCTCAAAGATTTACAAAGATACGGAGCAGATTTAGATGCAACAAATGAGGAGGGATCTACAGCTCTTCATTTTGCCACTAGTGAGGGATCCACAGAGGCGGTCAAATATCTTATAGAGCAAGGAGCAGACACGAACAAAGTGAATCGTAATGGTTTGACACCCATGGCAATTGCAGAAAAACTAGGCCAGGAAGACCTAGTGGCATTATTCCAAGAAAAATCTCAGACAACTGACTCACATTTGTGTATACCCATTAAATATTCAGTTGTTTCATCTTGCCCAGATGAGAGAAATCATAGAGAAATCACTAACCCTTTAGATCTTCCTGATGAAATCAgttttcatcattttgaaaatcaaatttcCACTAGGTCTTCCGTAACTCAAAGAAGAAAAAGGGTTAACAATTTTCAAAATTCACTGTTTGGTATAGTCACAATGCGTTCTCACAGTAACCTCAGCTTAGGTGGAAAGAGTTTTGATGCCACAAAATGCTTGCAAACAAATTCTTCTCATCCTACAAGAATAACAATTCATAGAGATCAACCAATTTGTTGGAAAACAAGCCATCAATCAGGGAAGCTGATACTTCTACCAGACTCAATTCAAGAACTTTTGAGAATTGGAG GTCAAAAATTTGGTTTTACTCCTGTGAAAGTCTTAAATGAAGAAGGTGCAGaaatagatgacattgatgtcatCAGAGATGGAGATCGTTTGTTTCTTGTTGACATTGATGAGTTTGAAGAAGTCTGTAACATGGATGACCGTGGAAGACATAAAATGTTTGAGGATGACATCTGTGAAATTGGATAA